From Chengkuizengella sediminis, one genomic window encodes:
- a CDS encoding DUF4180 domain-containing protein, with translation MQITTIKEKDADIAIVNSSEILITDVQSALDFIATINYETGCNRVILNKSALCENFFNLRTQLAGEILQKFINYRMKIAIVGDFSVYSSHSLKDFINESNNGKDLFFLTNEKQAIEKLSTV, from the coding sequence ATGCAAATAACTACGATAAAAGAGAAAGATGCAGATATTGCCATTGTAAATAGTAGTGAAATATTGATAACGGATGTTCAGTCAGCATTGGATTTTATCGCAACTATAAACTATGAAACAGGTTGTAATCGTGTAATATTGAATAAATCAGCATTATGTGAGAATTTTTTTAACTTAAGAACACAACTTGCAGGAGAAATATTACAAAAGTTTATTAATTATCGAATGAAAATTGCAATAGTGGGTGATTTTTCTGTGTATTCAAGTCATAGTTTAAAAGATTTTATTAATGAGAGTAACAATGGTAAGGATTTATTCTTTTTGACTAATGAGAAACAAGCGATTGAAAAACTAAGTACTGTTTAA
- a CDS encoding GNAT family N-acetyltransferase, producing the protein MNIKIDDLTRSEVIELVGEHLHSMALNSQPESNHALNLEELKQSDITFWSAWEQEELVGCGALKELSEQHVEIKSMRTSSLHLRKGVAKRLLEYLIEEAKRRGYSRISLETGPIDTFGPALKLYESFGFQHCKPFEDYTEDPNSVYMTKEL; encoded by the coding sequence TTGAATATTAAAATAGATGATTTAACTAGATCTGAGGTGATTGAATTAGTAGGGGAACATCTTCACAGTATGGCACTAAATTCCCAACCAGAAAGTAATCATGCTCTAAACCTTGAGGAGTTAAAACAGTCAGATATTACATTCTGGAGTGCATGGGAACAAGAGGAATTAGTTGGTTGCGGAGCACTTAAAGAACTTAGTGAACAACATGTAGAGATAAAATCAATGAGAACTTCATCCTTACATTTAAGAAAAGGTGTTGCTAAACGACTTCTTGAATACTTAATTGAAGAAGCTAAGCGACGCGGCTATTCACGAATAAGTTTAGAAACAGGTCCAATAGATACTTTTGGTCCCGCTCTGAAGCTTTATGAAAGCTTTGGATTTCAACATTGCAAGCCGTTTGAAGATTACACTGAGGACCCAAATAGTGTATATATGACAAAGGAGTTATGA
- a CDS encoding formylglycine-generating enzyme family protein — protein MVKIPGGEIELRDDRIKNKWKVEINSFLLAKYPVTKDLYYAITEKSPISFKGDQKPVENVSWNNAISFCNLLSQKAGLRECYSTSNDGGIIICDWESDGYRLPTEAEWEYACRAGTAQYRYGEIDKIAWYYENSDGKTHEVGRKEPNAWGLYDMLGNVWEWCWDLYDEKVYGSYRVFRGGGWYDPARGCGASCRRRSHPSFGIDDLGFRLAKSF, from the coding sequence ATGGTAAAAATTCCAGGTGGAGAAATAGAATTAAGAGACGATAGAATAAAAAATAAATGGAAGGTCGAAATAAACTCCTTTCTTCTTGCTAAATATCCTGTAACCAAGGATTTGTATTATGCCATTACTGAAAAATCACCTATTTCTTTTAAAGGAGATCAAAAACCTGTTGAGAATGTTTCGTGGAATAATGCAATTTCTTTTTGTAATCTACTTTCTCAGAAAGCTGGATTGAGAGAGTGTTATTCTACAAGTAATGATGGTGGAATTATCATCTGTGATTGGGAATCAGATGGCTACCGTCTCCCTACAGAAGCTGAGTGGGAGTATGCATGTAGAGCAGGAACTGCTCAATATAGATACGGAGAGATTGATAAGATTGCCTGGTATTATGAAAATTCAGATGGTAAAACCCATGAAGTAGGAAGAAAGGAACCGAATGCATGGGGTTTGTATGATATGTTAGGGAATGTTTGGGAGTGGTGTTGGGATTTATATGATGAAAAAGTATATGGTTCTTACCGAGTTTTTCGGGGTGGGGGTTGGTACGATCCGGCTAGGGGTTGTGGGGCTTCGTGTCGTCGTCGCAGCCATCCATCGTTTGGTATAGACGACCTTGGATTCCGACTTGCGAAGTCTTTTTAA
- a CDS encoding Vps62-related protein produces the protein MKKILAIIFINSMSNFASMAKKSAKIGLLLLLITTVSSLLFITDTSAEELTTDEKLEILTKFAPRIWMDENERYFPSSVEWMFPYVERYIPSGENKYWLKSKEALSSPSDRLSYFNGDLNSAKIYSYWVDKENGVTDITYWVFYPYNRGKSIIDTIWGNHVGDWEHISIRLNESYEPEQIYLPSHNFGELYSWNEIEKVENTHPIVYSAWGSHGHWKDPGVHTYKDLWILGKLQDITSAGVAWDTWKSVDAYDYHQKEGLSGQEWPLWMNDDFTYTVPGMDPSDPASGAIYRWGNEADGCDFEFIAGECRLNNGPSGVVNRSIFTSPDLQ, from the coding sequence ATGAAAAAAATATTGGCTATCATTTTTATTAATTCGATGTCTAATTTTGCTTCAATGGCAAAGAAAAGTGCAAAAATTGGATTATTACTTTTATTAATCACGACTGTTAGTTCTCTACTATTTATTACAGATACTTCAGCTGAAGAATTGACAACTGATGAAAAATTAGAAATATTAACGAAGTTCGCACCTAGAATATGGATGGATGAGAATGAAAGATATTTCCCTTCTTCAGTTGAATGGATGTTTCCATATGTGGAGAGGTATATTCCATCTGGTGAAAATAAATACTGGCTGAAGTCGAAAGAAGCATTATCCAGTCCATCAGACCGGCTTAGTTATTTTAATGGAGATTTAAACTCCGCAAAGATATATTCTTATTGGGTCGATAAAGAGAATGGCGTAACGGATATTACCTATTGGGTTTTCTATCCATACAATAGAGGGAAATCTATTATAGATACAATTTGGGGTAACCATGTTGGTGATTGGGAGCATATTTCTATTAGATTGAATGAGTCATACGAGCCGGAGCAAATTTATCTTCCATCTCATAACTTTGGAGAACTATATTCTTGGAATGAAATTGAGAAGGTTGAGAACACTCACCCTATAGTTTATTCTGCATGGGGTTCACATGGACATTGGAAAGATCCTGGCGTACATACGTATAAGGATTTATGGATTTTAGGGAAATTACAGGACATCACTAGTGCAGGGGTTGCTTGGGACACTTGGAAGAGTGTTGATGCATATGACTATCACCAAAAAGAAGGTTTATCAGGACAAGAATGGCCATTATGGATGAATGATGATTTTACATATACAGTACCAGGTATGGATCCTTCTGATCCAGCAAGTGGGGCTATATATAGATGGGGAAATGAAGCTGATGGTTGTGATTTTGAATTTATAGCTGGAGAGTGTCGTCTAAATAATGGTCCAAGTGGTGTTGTGAATAGGAGTATATTTACTTCACCAGATTTACAATAA
- a CDS encoding DUF6326 family protein, whose amino-acid sequence MNADNKIIELNWRATLSTLWIFVFLNIIFRDIHGFFRTGFLEEIMTGTVDGVLITEELLLIFGILVEIPIAMVLLSRVLKYKVNFWANSIASVLMIVVIIDNGVADLDDIFFVTIQIIGLLAIIWYAWKWPKPAS is encoded by the coding sequence ATGAATGCTGATAATAAGATTATCGAGCTGAATTGGAGAGCTACGCTTTCAACACTATGGATATTTGTATTTTTAAATATAATTTTTAGGGATATTCATGGGTTCTTTAGAACTGGATTTCTGGAAGAGATTATGACAGGAACTGTAGATGGGGTTTTAATAACTGAAGAATTACTGTTGATATTTGGAATACTGGTGGAGATTCCGATTGCTATGGTTCTCCTGTCACGAGTATTGAAATATAAAGTGAATTTCTGGGCAAACAGCATTGCAAGTGTACTAATGATTGTGGTTATTATAGATAATGGCGTAGCAGATCTTGATGATATATTTTTTGTAACGATACAAATTATCGGACTATTGGCAATTATATGGTATGCATGGAAGTGGCCTAAACCAGCTTCATGA